From Verrucomicrobiota bacterium:
GTAGAGCAAATGCGGGAACTAGGACTGTACGTATCGCAGCCAAGATCGGCTGAAGAGACCGATCGCCCTTTTGCTGAGCCCGCTACCTTTGCGATCAATTCGGACGACAAGATCCACCTGATTGAAATTTCCAACACCCCTTTCAACCGCGCTGACCTCAAAGAGTTGGTGGAAACGATTGAGTGGGTCCGCGAAAATGACTACCCGATCCGCGGCACCCTGTAGGGATTTTTGGGGAAAAGGATGAAAGGCTAATCGGTCGGAGATCTGAATTTCAGGATGGATGATCGTTCAACAAGTCTTTCCGTGATCAAGGAGAAGGTTCTTGCTTTTGCGAGAGAGCGGGATTGGGAACAATTCCATTCCCCGAAGAATCTAGCCATGGCGATTGCTGCCGAATCGGGGGAATTGCTGGAGCACTTTTTATGGATGGACTCCGACAAATCACGCGAAGCGGGCACGGATCCCGACAAGATTGCCAAGGTGCGTGAGGAGCTGTCGGACATCATCATCTACT
This genomic window contains:
- a CDS encoding nucleotide pyrophosphohydrolase, which codes for MDDRSTSLSVIKEKVLAFARERDWEQFHSPKNLAMAIAAESGELLEHFLWMDSDKSREAGTDPDKIAKVREELSDIIIYCIEFANMTGTDLSASIDAKIK